A section of the Primulina eburnea isolate SZY01 chromosome 1, ASM2296580v1, whole genome shotgun sequence genome encodes:
- the LOC140813533 gene encoding PLASMODESMATA CALLOSE-BINDING PROTEIN 2-like has protein sequence MAAGFVFTVLLIAMAEHSSGSWCVCKDGISNAELQKTLDYACGAGADCNPTHQNGPCFNPNTVKAHCSYAVNSYFQKNRQAPAACNFTGTATVVTSDPSSGAGCAYPATASSTPTSTTPITTVSGTPTTTTTNGGSPLVMTPTGVLGGPNNGLGPSGINNDLSGGGIRLPRIFVFWFSILVAFAGLLLE, from the exons ATGGCTGCAGGTTTTGTGTTTACTGTGCTCCTCATCGCCATGGCTGAGCATTCAA GTGGCAGCTGGTGCGTTTGCAAGGATGGGATCAGTAACGCGGAGTTGCAAAAGACACTGGACTACGCATGCGGAGCCGGGGCAGATTGCAACCCGACCCATCAAAATGGACCCTGCTTCAACCCAAACACCGTCAAAGCTCACTGCAGCTATGCTGTCAACAGTTATTTCCAAAAAAACCGGCAGGCACCCGCCGCCTGTAATTTCACCGGCACCGCCACCGTCGTCACTTCGGACCCTA GTAGTGGAGCTGGATGTGCTTATCCTGCTACTGCTAG TTCCACCCCAACCTCCACCACCCCGATAACCACAGTAAGCGGCACGCCAACCACCACCACGACAAATGGCGGCTCGCCGCTCGTGATGACTCCTACAGGAGTATTAGGAGGGCCAAACAACGGTTTAGGGCCATCAGGAATCAACAACGACCTAAGCGGAGGAGGAATCCGACTACCACGTATATTCGTCTTTTGGTTCTCTATATTGGTCGCATTTGCAGGACTTCTTTTGGAGTAA
- the LOC140837024 gene encoding uncharacterized protein translates to MNLHLEMAQHTSTSRIVATLAPPTPMDPTHKIHPKPTPFTATASPLQQLQPKHHPTTNYPTPEPAATTPYTLQNISLRFSRLYSSHRKLAPNHTKPSNVGSLPQPDTLYQDKILTVSTVSNTSCTALTKSKSHRESYDFALSKDVVNENDILVKPSKRHPKKSSLKELDVKKASQLVSRSLESDQVNKLQEGFEGRRFSVSSIPRISDGGRRNSFCSSQIELADFFSCTGVKVVAVDMPPFMQIHAVNCARNSHDSLEKFTSKTLAFTLKKDFDAAYGPAWHCIVGTSFGSFVTHSVGGFMYFSMDHKMYILLFKTTVKKAD, encoded by the exons ATGAATCTCCACCTAGAAATGGCACAACACACCTCAACAAGCCGCATCGTAGCAACTCTAGCCCCCCCAACACCCATGGATCCCACGCACAAAATCCATCCCAAACCCACCCCCTTCACCGCCACCGCTTCTCCACTACAACAGCTCCAGCCCAAGCACCACCCCACGACCAACTACCCAACTCCAGAACCGGCCGCCACCACCCCATATACCCTCCAGAACATATCCCTCCGCTTCTCCAGACTCTATTCAAGCCACAGGAAACTTGCTCCCAATCACACAAAACCCTCCAATGTAGGCTCACTTCCTCAACCTGACACACTTTATCAAGATAAAATCCTCACTGTTTCCACGGTTTCGAATACATCTTGCACCGCTTTGACCAAGTCAAAATCACATCGTGAGAGTTATGATTTTGCATTGTCAAAAGATGTGGTGAATGAGAATGATATATTGGTGAAGCCATCGAAGAGACACCCCAAGAAGTCGTCTTTGAAAGAGCTTGATGTGAAAAAGGCTTCCCAATTGGTGTCTAGAAGTCTAGAGAGTGACCAAGTTAACAAGTTGCAAGAAGGGTTTGAAGGGAGGAGATTTTCTGTGTCTTCAATTCCAAGAATCAGTGATGGAGGGAGAAGAAATTCATTCTGCAGCTCTCAGATTGAGTTGGCCGATTTCTTCTCTTGCACTGGTGTGAAAGTCGTGGCAGTGGATATGCCTCCGTTTATGCAAATCCATGCTGTGAATTGCGCAAGAAATTCTCATGATAGCTTAGAAAAGTTCACCTCCAAGACTCTAGCTTTTACCCTTAAAAAG GACTTTGATGCGGCATATGGTCCAGCTTGGCACTGTATAGTAGGGACAAGTTTCGGGTCATTTGTGACTCATTCAGTGGGTGGATTTATGTATTTTTCTATGGATCACAAGATGTATATCCTTTTATTCAAGACAACTGTAAAGAAAGCAGATTGA